From Symphalangus syndactylus isolate Jambi chromosome X, NHGRI_mSymSyn1-v2.1_pri, whole genome shotgun sequence, the proteins below share one genomic window:
- the PAGE3 gene encoding P antigen family member 3, translated as MSGHQRTRSRSRERRDDQDSNHPVGPVVAQELPSDDQLQQEEPAIENQDYTPGQERDEGALDFQVLRRAAYLWELTRSKTGGECGDGPNVKGEFLPNLEPVKIPEAGEGQPSV; from the exons ATGAGTGGACATCAAAGAACAAGATCCAGATCTAGAGAAAGAAGAGATGATCAAGACTCTAACCATCCAGTAGGGCCTGTGGTT GCCCAGGAGCTGCCCAGTGATGACCAACTTCAACAAGAGGAACCAGCAATTGAAAATCAGGATTATACACCTGGTCAAGAGAGAGACGAGGGAGCACTGGACTTCCAAG tgctaCGCCGGGCAGCCTATCTCTGGGAACTCACTCGGTCAAAGACTGGGGGTGAATGTGGAGATGGTCCTAATGTCAAGGGAGAATTTCTGCCAAATCTGGAGCCTGTTAAAATACCAGAAGCAG GTGAAGGGCAACCATCGGTTTAA